From Deltaproteobacteria bacterium:
CGAGCGTCTCGTGCAGCACCAGGCGCGGCAGGTTCGGGCGCTCCGCCAGGAGCTGCATCACGGACGCGATCACCCGCCGCGGGTCGTTGCGCTCGGCCTCCGGCGCCCGGGCCAGCGCGGTCAGCAGCTCGACGACCGGGCCGATCCCACGCGCCAGGACGGCGGCGTAGAGCGCGTCCTTGCTCGGGAAGTGGTTGTAGAGGCTCGGGATGCGCAGCCCGACCCGGAGCGCCACGTCGCGCAGGCTCGTCCCGCGGTAGCCGCGCTCGGCGAAGAGCTCCTCGGCGGCGTCGAGGATCCGCGCGGCGGTCTCCTCCCCCCGGCGGGCCGGGCGGACGAGGGGGAAGGCGGTGTCGGGATGCGGACTCAAAGGGCGCTCCAGGGAAACTAACGATCGTTAGTTTTCCAGCGGGTCAGCTCCCGGTCAAGGGGAGGAGTCCGAAAGGCCTGCTTCGGGTGTGATCCAGATCTCAGGATCGGTGGCCATCCGGCCGAGACGGGATCGGACCGCGGGGCGACTCATCCGGTAGGAGAGTCCCCGATGGCCCCCTGCTCCACCCGCCTCGCCCTGCCCGTCCTGGCGGCCGCCCTCGCGCTGCTTCCGGCCTTCGCCGCGGCGGACCCCGCGCTGCTCGCGATGCGCGTCCAGGTCCCGGCCGACGCCGCGATCGCCGAGATGAACGCGCGCGCCGGCGAGACCTCCGATCTGTGCGGACCCGGCGAGCGGCTGCGCCGCGACGGCGGCCGCTGGGTGTGCGAGACGGAAGCCGTCCGGCTCGCTGCCTCCGGCGGCGAGACCTACCAGACCTTCGAGATGGGCCGCGCGACCCCTGGCGCGGCGAGCCGCTTCGCGGCCACCTGCCTCGGCCGCGAGGACCGGGTGCTCGGAGGGAGCTGCGTGCGCCGCGCCGGCGGCGGCTACGTGTCGTTCGCAGGCCGGGTGACCAGTGCCAGCGGCAGCGACGCCGTCGAGTGTGCCCTCGACGGCGCGGACGCCAGCCCGGCGGTCGGCATCGCGATCTGCCTCGACGTTCCGCCGCGGCGCTGAGCTCCCGATCGCCCTCAGCTCGCTCCGGCCGAGAAGGTGTCGCAGGCCTCCATGTCCCCGGTCTCGAGTCCGCGCCGGAACCAGGTGACGCGCTGTGCCGAGCTGCCGTGGGTGAACGACTCGGGGACCACCGTGCCCTGGGTCTGGCGCTGGATGCGGTCGTCGCCGATCGCGGCCGCGGCGTTCAGGCCTTCCTCGACGTCGCCCTGCTCGAGGATCTGGCGCGTGCGATCGGCGTGATGGGCCCAGACGCCGGCCAGGCAGTCGGCCTGCAGCTCGAGCCGGACCGAGAGCTGGTTGCCCATCTCCGGCGACACCCGCTCGCGTTGCTTCTGCACCTGCTGGGAGATCCCGAGCAGGGTCTGGACGTGGTGCCCCACCTCGTGGGCGATCACGTAGGCCTGGGCGAAGTCGCCGGGCGCGCGGAAGCGCTGCCGGAGGTCGCGGTAGAAGCCGAGGTCGATGTAGACCTTCTGGTCGAGCGGGCAGTAGAAGGGGCCCATCGCCGCCTGCGCCATCCCGCAGGCCGAGCGCACGACGTCGGTGAAGAGCACGAGACGCGGCGGCTGGTACGCCTGGCCCGACGCCGCGAAGATCTCGCCCCAGGTGTCCTCGGTGTCGGCCAGCACGACCGAGACGAACTCGGCCTGCTCGTCACCGGCTCCGCCCGCCTGGGGCGCCGGCGCCCCGCCCGCGTAGCCGCCCGGATCCACCTGCGTGAGGTCACCACCGCCGCCGCCGCCGGCCAGCATCCCGAGCAGCGCCATCGGATCCGCGCCGAGCAGCCACAGGACGAGCAGCAGCAGGATCATCCCGCCGCCCCCGATCCGGAGCCCGCCGCCGCCCAACGGCATCCCCGCGCCGCGCCGGTCCTCGACGTTCTGGCTGCGCCGTCCCTCACGCCACCGCATCGCACGCCCTCCGCGGCCTGCCCCCCTGGCCGGCCCCCGGGCAGCTTAGCCAGCGCCGTGCGCGGAGGTACCGCGCCGTGGCGCGGGCTCAGGGCGCGAGCACGCCGGCGTGGACGAGGAGGATGCGCCGCAGCTCCTGGATGCCGGGCGCGCTCATCTGCACGGAGTGGCCCGAGTCCACGATCCGCTCGGACTCGACCCCGCCGACGTGCGCGCTCTCGAAGCGCACGACGCCGTCCCCCCGGCCCTCGGGCGGCGGCCCGCCGCGCACCGCGATGATCGAGTTCGCGACCACGCCGGGTGCGATCGGCAGCTCCGCGAGCGCGCGCAGGAAGGGGTTGTTCGAGGCCATGTTGTCGAGGCTCGTCGGCATCCGGTCGAGGCTGCGCAGGAGGAACGCGTCGCTGCCCGAGGTGGCCAGGTCGAGCATCGTGCTCGCGATCGTGGTGGGGGCCTTCACGAGCCGCGAGATCCAGCTCACGACCCGGAAGTCGGAGAGGTAGCTGCCCCGGTGCGGCGTGGACAGGAAGACCACGCGCGTGACGAAGGGCAGCGGCTCGAAGAAGAGCGAGCGGCGCAGCAGCGCGGCGGACGCGGGCGCGAGGTCGAGCTCGTCGAGCGGCCGGCGCGAGACGCCGCGCCAGAACGCGTCGCCGCTCGCGACGACCGTGAGCTTCGTGAGGAGCCCGCCCTGGCTGTGCCCGGCCACGACCATCCGCTGCAGCGCCGGGTCCCGGCCCTCCGGGTCGAGCTCGGCGACGACGCGCCGCAGCGTCTCGGCCAGGATCCCGCCCGAGTACCCGATCGGGTTGCCGGTGTTGTAGAGGAACAGCCAGAACTGGTAGCGGCGTCCGATCTCGGGGTCGTTGTCGAGCTCGTTGATCATCTCGGCCCAGGTGGCCGGGCTCGAGAAGGTGCCGTGGACGAGCACCAGCGGGATCCGCCCCGGCTCGTAGGGGCGCAGCATCACGAGCCGCTCGCGCTGGCCGCCGGGCAGGTAGTCGCCGAGCCGGAAGCCGGCGAAGCCGAAGTCCCAGATCGGGGCCCCCTCGAGCATGTAGGCGAGCGACGAGCTGCGCTCGAGCTCGAGCGGGACGGCCTGGCCGCCGACGGCGAGCTCGGGCCGCTCCTCCTCGGAGAAGGTCTCGAGCCGCCCCACCACGTGCCCGCGCGCGATCTGCGCGCGCACGTCGTCGATGCGCAGGAACGCGGTCACCGGCACGCGCAGGCGCTCGGGGACGTAGCGGGCGCCGGGGGGGAGCGCAGCGCCCGCGGGCCGCGCGAGGCCCGCGGCCAGCGGCGCGCCGAGCCCGGCCCGGCGGTAGCGGTTGCGCAGCCCGCGCACCCGGAGGTCCGCCGCCGGCACCGCGCGCTCGAGCTGCCAGCCGAGCCAGTCCGTCGCGTCGGGCTCGGCGACGACGTCGAGCCCGCCGAAGGGCAGCGCGTGGCGGCTGCTCGCGATCGCGAAGTGCTCGCGCCGCTCGTCGGCGAGGCCGAGCGTGAGCCCGCGGTTGTAGAGCTGGCGCGCGACCTGGATGCGCGGATCGAAGGCCTGGAGCGGGGGCCTGCCGTCCTCGAACAGGAAGGCGTAGGCGTAGACGGCAGCCGCGAGCGCGTGGTCGCGGCGGCCCCTGC
This genomic window contains:
- a CDS encoding zinc metallopeptidase; this translates as MRWREGRRSQNVEDRRGAGMPLGGGGLRIGGGGMILLLLVLWLLGADPMALLGMLAGGGGGGDLTQVDPGGYAGGAPAPQAGGAGDEQAEFVSVVLADTEDTWGEIFAASGQAYQPPRLVLFTDVVRSACGMAQAAMGPFYCPLDQKVYIDLGFYRDLRQRFRAPGDFAQAYVIAHEVGHHVQTLLGISQQVQKQRERVSPEMGNQLSVRLELQADCLAGVWAHHADRTRQILEQGDVEEGLNAAAAIGDDRIQRQTQGTVVPESFTHGSSAQRVTWFRRGLETGDMEACDTFSAGAS
- a CDS encoding TetR/AcrR family transcriptional regulator is translated as MSPHPDTAFPLVRPARRGEETAARILDAAEELFAERGYRGTSLRDVALRVGLRIPSLYNHFPSKDALYAAVLARGIGPVVELLTALARAPEAERNDPRRVIASVMQLLAERPNLPRLVLHETLAGGERLTPMLRKWMAPTFTRAQALVEERGAGSRPEPEQAALLVLAMYHVVVGFFASAPLYRELTGIDLLAAPMLARQTELLRQLSEALTPALDSATDTSTEPR